The window AATAAATGGATTGGACTTTGTTTTTTCACCATTTATTATAATCTTTGAAAAAATAAAAGATAGTCTAGATAGCGCAAAAAAGCTATATATATTACAAGAAAAAGGCTCTAGTAGTTTGCTTATTGCAGACAGAGATAATATATATTTTGGAGAATATATAGTATTTGAACAAGATAGATTCTTAGATGAAAATAAAGAAGATGATGACAAGAATGATAAAGAAATAGAATTTGATGTCATTGATGAAATTGATGAAAATATAATTATAAAAGATTTTGATAAAAATGGCTATGAACAATCACAAAATAATCTTAGTGAATTATCTATTGCAAACCACATGATAGAACTTATCACAAAAACTTTAAATAGCTTTTATCAAGATAGCAGATATGCAAGTGATTTTATAGATGAACTTTTGATATTTGATGGATATGGAATAAGTGATAATGCAAAATCTCATCTAAAAAATAATACCATGCTTGAAACTCAATTTATACGAATAGATGTATGCAAGGAAATAGAAAAGCTAACAAAGATGGAATTACAATAAAGGACAATAATGGCTCTAAGATATAGCTTTACAACTCCAAGGCCAAAATATATAGTATCAAAGCTAACAAAAATATGGATATTTTATATAGTGCTTAGTGTTGTTATTATATATTTTGGTGGAATCTATCTAAAAATAGAAGTTGATATATTGCATAATAATACACAAGTTATAGAAAACAATATGAATATGCAAGATAAAAAAATAGCCCTTATAAATAAAAACATAGAGCGTCTAAAATACGAGGCAAATCTAAATAATATAAATAAAAACTACAATAGTGAGGTGCAAAAATCATTATTAAATTTATTTGCACTAATACCTGATCAAATAACAATAACACAAATAAAACTTGAAGAAGAAAAGCTAACACTAAAGGGTATAACACCGACTAGAGAGCTGTATTCTTTCTTGTTGCAAGCACCACTAAGATCAATCTTTACAACAAGTAGAGTTGATTTTTTTTCACTACCAAATGGGTGGTTTAATTTCACATCAATTAGCGTATTAAATAAAGAGACAAAATGAAATTTTTTAATTTTTTAAATGATATTGATTGGAGCAAAAATATAATATTATTTATAGTATATATATTGATTATATTATTTTGCCTAGCATTTTATTTTATACCAATTATGCAAAATCATAAGATTAAAACTCTAGATTACAAACGAATACAAAGCCTTGATACTGCAATCACTAACAATGAAAATGCTCTACAACAAGATTTGGATTCTATATTAAGCAAAAATGATCATCACAATATAAGAAACAAGATTGATATGCAGAAATTAGAAAAATATATAAAAACATATATAAATAATGCAGTCATTCTTGATAATGGAATACAAGATTCTGCTAATAATATAAAAATACAAAATATTTCAATACAAGGATATACAAAGCATACAAAAGAGATTGTGGATTTTATTAATAATCTAGAGAATCTAAATAATAATATAAGAATAGGATTCCCAATTGATATAGCAAAACAAGGAGATAATCTAAAAGTAAATCTCTATATAAATATCTATTATAGCGATTATAAATTATGATTATTTTAGTTCAGACCAACGTTTGCCTATACTTATGCCACATTTAAGTGGAACTCTAAGCGTATAAATATTATTCATAATCTCTAGTATTTCTTTGCTTGCACTATCTACTTCGCTATCTTTTACTTCAAATATCAATTCATCATGCACTTGTAATAATAATTTTATATCTCTATTTTTGAATCTATCAAAACATTTATTCATAGATAATTTTATCAAGTCAGCTGCACTACCTTGAAAAATTGAATTTACACCTTCTCTAAGAAATGCCAATTTTTCATATTCTGCAATATTATGAAAATCAAAATTTCTAGTTCTACCAAGCAAGGTAAGGGCATATCCATTGTTAAAAATAAAATTTTCCTCTTTTTGGAGATAATCCCGCACTGTTGGAAAACTCTCAAAATAGCTATCTATGTATTCCTTACTTTTAGATTGTGATATTTTGAGAGTTTGAGCAAGTTTTTTTGCACCCATTCCATAAATCAAACCAAAATTAATACTTTTTGCAATATTTCTTTTTTCTTTAGCTTCATCTTGCCCAAATATTTTTATTGCAGTTTCTAAATGTATATCTTTATCATTTATAAAAGATTCTAATAGATTTGGATCCTGTGAAAAATGGGCTAATAATCGCAGTTCAATCTGTGAATAATCTGCGGAAATGAGACTATATCCTTCCCTTGCAATAAAACCATATCGTATTCTTCTTCCAATAGAAGTTTTAACAGGGATATTTTGCAAATTTGGATTTCTTGAGCTAAGACGACCTGTGCTAGTTCCTGTTTGCATAAATGAAGTGTAGATTCTGCGATTTATGTTTAGATTTATTATTGGTATTACATAAGTGTTTAAAAGTTTATTTAATTCACGATGCTCTAATATGCAAGGGATAATAGGATGAGAATCTATTAAAGATTCTAATGTTTTTTCATCAGTGCTATATCCGCTTTTTAAGATTCTGCCTTTTTTTAGATTAAATTTATTAAATAGCACATCGCCTAATTGCCTTGTAGAATTGATATTAAATTCATTGCCTGCGATACTATAAATCTTGCTGCTTATATCTTTAATCTTAGATTCTAGCTCTAATTTTAATTGATGAAAAAAATCTAAATCTATACCTATTCCATTGCCTTCCATTTCTATCAAAACTTTGATAAATGGAAACTCTACATTTCTTGCAATATCTAGGAGATTCTTATTTAATGTATTCATAAAATGATGATACAAAGCCAAACTGCATATAGAATCTTGTGCTCCATATTTTGTCGCTATATCAATTTGGACACTAGCAAATGTATCACCTTTATTTACAATATCTTCAAACTTAGTAGTAACATAATCAAAATTTTTCTTTGTTTGATAATCAAGGTTTAACATACCTGATGGATTCTCTAGCCATGCAAGTATCAATGTATCGCTATAATCAGTGATCTCTAAATCAAAATTTCTTTTTATTACAGCTATATCAAATTTTAGATTATGTCCTATTATATGATGTTTAAATAATTTTTCTAATGCTTTTTTTGCATCACTAATAGATATTTGCTCTTCTACACCAAGATAAAAATGATTAAGCGGCACATAATAACCAACATCTAAAGAATAAGCAAAAGAAAATCCGACAATATCACTACTCTTTACATCAAGAGAATTAGTCTCTGTATCAAAAGCAACAATACTATTTTTATCAATTGAATCTATAATCTTATGCAATTCTTTGGTATCTACAATTTTTATACATTCAAAATTTAATAAAGATTTATTTTTTGTGATATGCAAATCTTTTTTTATTTTTGATAGGATATTTATATCATAGCTTTTTAGCTCATCTTCTATCAAAAATAGTGGATTAGTTGCTGGTTTTAAAGTAGATTCTAAATCAAAAGAATCCAATAAATCATCTCTTAATCTTACAAGCTCTTTACTTTGATAAGCAGAATCTTTGCCTTCAATAATCCTACTAATCAATTTTGGCGTTAGAAAATTTTTTAGTGAATGGATATTATTATACACTCCATCAAGTGAGTTAAAATTGCTAATTAATTTTTGTGCAGTTTTTGTACCAATGCCTTTTATGCCAGATACATTATCACTTGAATCTCCAACCAAACTTTGATAATCAACAAATTGCTCTGGATATACACCAAATTTCTCAAAACATTCTTCTTTGTATATGCTTTTCTTTTTTATTGGATCATATATATAAGTATTAGAATCTATTAATTGATATAAATCCTTATCAACACTAACAATTCTAATATTTACATCTTTTACAATAGATTTAATAGAAGCTATGGCATCATCAGCCTCATATCCATTAATAGATATATAAGGCAAATTCATTTTTTTTATCCATTCAATTGCGATTTGAATCTGCAAAGATAAATCTATATCTATTTCTTTACGATTTGCTTTATAATCACTTGCAATATCTTTTCTTTTTTTATCGCCCTCACCTTCTAATGCAAAAATGATATAGTTAGAATCATCATTATATAGCTGATTGATGAGATTTGCAAAGCCAAGCAAAACACCGCTTGGCTTACCATCTTTGCTTTTTAATTTTGGCATCGCATAAAAATTTCGAAAAAAATATCCAAAAGTATCGATAATAGATAGAGTTTTCATTTTGCTATTTCTCCATTTTTTGGCAAAGATTCTAGCACAAATTAGAATCTATATAATTAAATAATACAGGACATAAATAACACTAGATTCTAGTTTAAACTTTTATTTTTAGGTTTTTATAGGATTTTAAATATTTTATTAAGAAGATAGCTTATTTATTTACAAATGATAATTACTTAAATATCTAGGATAATCTCTACAGGGCAATGATCGCTTCCATAAATCTCACTATAAATATTAGCTTCTTTTAGATTATCTTTTAAAGAATTGGACAATAAAAAATAATCAATCCGCCAGCCAATATTTTTAGCACGAGAATTTGCCATATAAGACCACCAAGTGTAAGCATCGCTTTTATCTGGATATAAATATCTATAACTATCAATAAATCCAGAATCTAATAAAATACTGAATTTTTCTCTCTCTTCTTTTGTAAAACCTGCATTTTTTGTATTTTGCTTTGGATTTTTTAAATCAATCTCTTTATGTGCAACATTTAAATCACCACATATAACAACAGGTTTTTTAAGCGATAAAAGATAAGTTCTAAAATCATCTTCCCACTCCATTCTATAATCTAATCTAGTAAGTTCTCTTTGAGAATTTGGAGTATATACATTTACCAAATAAAATTTATCAAATTCAAGTGTGATTACACGACCTTCATTGTCATGTTTATCAATATTAATACCATAAGATTGTGAGATTGGTTTTATCTTAGAGAGTATTAAAGTCCCAGAATAGCCCTTTTTGATGGCGCTATTCCAAAAACTATAATAATTAGGAAAATCAAAGCTAGATTGCTCTTGTTGCATTTTTGTTTCTTGAATGCAAAATAAATCAGAATCTACGCTATCAAAAAAATCTTGGAATCCTTTATTCATACAAGCACGAAGTCCATTAACATTCCAAGATATTAATTTCATAAATTATGATTGCCTTTTTTCTATAATACCTTTTGCGATATTTGCAGGCACTTCACCATAGTGATCAAATTCCATGCTATAGCTTCCACGACCTTGAGTAGCAGATCTTAAATCAGTAGAATATCCAAACATTTCAGCTAATGGAACAAAAGCATTAACTATTTTAATGCCCATTCTATCATCCATAGAATTAATTTGCCCTCTTCTTCTATTTAAATCACCTATAACATCACCCATATATTCTTCAGGAACTTCAACTTCAACCTTTGTAATAGGCTCTAACAATACAGGATTTGCACCTTTTGATGCTTCTTTAAATGCCATTGATGCTGCGATTTTGAATGCCATTTCAGAACTATCAACATCATGATAACTACCATCATATAAAGTTACTTGAAAATCAACAACTGGATATCCAGCCAATACACCAGTTTGCATTGCTTCTTGGATACCTTTATCAACTGCCGGAATATATTCTTTTGGAATAACACCGCCACTAATTTCATTAATAAATTTATATCCACTACCTGGCTCTGTTGGCTCCATTTTGATAAATACATGACCATATTGACCTCTACCACCAGATTGTTTAGCATATTTGTATTCTTTTTGGATAGTAGATCTTATAGTTTCTCTAAATGCAACTTGTGGTTGTCCAACTTCTGCTTCAACTTTAAATTCTCTTTTCATTCTATCAACAATAATTTCTAAATGAAGCTCACCCATACCAGAAATGATTGTCTGTCCTGTTTCTTCATCAGTTTTTACTCTAAAGCTTGGATCTTCTTCAGCTAATTTTGCTAATGCTAAAGACATTTTTTCTTGGTCTGCTTTAGTTTTAGGCTCAACTGCAATCGAAATAACAGGATCTGGGAATTCCATTCTCTCTAAAATCACAGGATCTTTTTCAGAGCATAAAGTATCTCCTGTTAGCGTATCTTTTAAGCCAACAAATGCACATATTTCACCAGAATACACTTCTTTAATATCTTCTCTTTTATTAGAGTGCATTTTTAAAAGTCTTCCAACTCTTTCTTTAGTTTTCTTTGTAGAATTATAAACATAACTACCGCTCTCAATAGAGCCTCTATAAACTCTAACGAAAGTAAGCTGCCCTACAAATGGGTCTGTCATGATTTTAAATGCAAGTCCAGCAAATTCACCATCATCACCAGATTTTACTTGTATTTCTTTATCAGTTTTTGAATCTATACCTCTAATATCTGCAACTTCTGTAGGAGATGGGAGATAATCAATAACTGCATCTAAAAGTGTTTGAACACCTTTATTTTTAAATGATGAACCACAAAGCATAGGAACAATTGACATGCTAAGACAGCCAGCTTTTAGTCCTTTTTTAATCTCATCTTTGCTCAATTCCTCGCCATTTAGATATTTTTCCATTAAAACTTCATCTTGTTCTGCGGCTGCTTCAATCATCTTTTCTCTATATGTGCTAACAATCTCTTGCATATCATCTGGAATCTCTAAAATATCATATTTAGCGCCCATTGTTTCATCATTCCAAATATAGCTTTTCATCTCGACTAAATCAACTAAGCCTTTAAAACTATCTTCAGCACCAA of the Helicobacter sp. MIT 99-5507 genome contains:
- the polA gene encoding DNA polymerase I, which encodes MKTLSIIDTFGYFFRNFYAMPKLKSKDGKPSGVLLGFANLINQLYNDDSNYIIFALEGEGDKKRKDIASDYKANRKEIDIDLSLQIQIAIEWIKKMNLPYISINGYEADDAIASIKSIVKDVNIRIVSVDKDLYQLIDSNTYIYDPIKKKSIYKEECFEKFGVYPEQFVDYQSLVGDSSDNVSGIKGIGTKTAQKLISNFNSLDGVYNNIHSLKNFLTPKLISRIIEGKDSAYQSKELVRLRDDLLDSFDLESTLKPATNPLFLIEDELKSYDINILSKIKKDLHITKNKSLLNFECIKIVDTKELHKIIDSIDKNSIVAFDTETNSLDVKSSDIVGFSFAYSLDVGYYVPLNHFYLGVEEQISISDAKKALEKLFKHHIIGHNLKFDIAVIKRNFDLEITDYSDTLILAWLENPSGMLNLDYQTKKNFDYVTTKFEDIVNKGDTFASVQIDIATKYGAQDSICSLALYHHFMNTLNKNLLDIARNVEFPFIKVLIEMEGNGIGIDLDFFHQLKLELESKIKDISSKIYSIAGNEFNINSTRQLGDVLFNKFNLKKGRILKSGYSTDEKTLESLIDSHPIIPCILEHRELNKLLNTYVIPIINLNINRRIYTSFMQTGTSTGRLSSRNPNLQNIPVKTSIGRRIRYGFIAREGYSLISADYSQIELRLLAHFSQDPNLLESFINDKDIHLETAIKIFGQDEAKEKRNIAKSINFGLIYGMGAKKLAQTLKISQSKSKEYIDSYFESFPTVRDYLQKEENFIFNNGYALTLLGRTRNFDFHNIAEYEKLAFLREGVNSIFQGSAADLIKLSMNKCFDRFKNRDIKLLLQVHDELIFEVKDSEVDSASKEILEIMNNIYTLRVPLKCGISIGKRWSELK
- a CDS encoding exodeoxyribonuclease III encodes the protein MKLISWNVNGLRACMNKGFQDFFDSVDSDLFCIQETKMQQEQSSFDFPNYYSFWNSAIKKGYSGTLILSKIKPISQSYGINIDKHDNEGRVITLEFDKFYLVNVYTPNSQRELTRLDYRMEWEDDFRTYLLSLKKPVVICGDLNVAHKEIDLKNPKQNTKNAGFTKEEREKFSILLDSGFIDSYRYLYPDKSDAYTWWSYMANSRAKNIGWRIDYFLLSNSLKDNLKEANIYSEIYGSDHCPVEIILDI
- the fusA gene encoding elongation factor G; translation: MARKTPLHMLRNIGIAAHIDAGKTTTSERILFYTGVSHKIGEVHDGAATMDWMEQEKERGITITSAATTCFWKNYQINLIDTPGHVDFTIEVERSMRVLDGAVAVFCSVGGVQPQSETVWRQANKYGVPRLVFVNKMDRIGANFYNVENQISQRLKSRPVPIALPIGAEDSFKGLVDLVEMKSYIWNDETMGAKYDILEIPDDMQEIVSTYREKMIEAAAEQDEVLMEKYLNGEELSKDEIKKGLKAGCLSMSIVPMLCGSSFKNKGVQTLLDAVIDYLPSPTEVADIRGIDSKTDKEIQVKSGDDGEFAGLAFKIMTDPFVGQLTFVRVYRGSIESGSYVYNSTKKTKERVGRLLKMHSNKREDIKEVYSGEICAFVGLKDTLTGDTLCSEKDPVILERMEFPDPVISIAVEPKTKADQEKMSLALAKLAEEDPSFRVKTDEETGQTIISGMGELHLEIIVDRMKREFKVEAEVGQPQVAFRETIRSTIQKEYKYAKQSGGRGQYGHVFIKMEPTEPGSGYKFINEISGGVIPKEYIPAVDKGIQEAMQTGVLAGYPVVDFQVTLYDGSYHDVDSSEMAFKIAASMAFKEASKGANPVLLEPITKVEVEVPEEYMGDVIGDLNRRRGQINSMDDRMGIKIVNAFVPLAEMFGYSTDLRSATQGRGSYSMEFDHYGEVPANIAKGIIEKRQS